A single genomic interval of Proteiniborus sp. DW1 harbors:
- a CDS encoding potassium/proton antiporter, whose translation MNYLMIGIIFILALFAIRFSNRHGIPALLLFIVLGMAFGAIGLEFEDYEFADSFATLALMVIMFYGGFGTNWRMAKPVAREAIVLSSLGVVATALITGLFCYYVLGFKLLEGMLIGSIVGSTDYASVSNILRSKNLNLKYNTASLLELESGSNDPAAYTMTMVFLSIIIGSKVSIPAMILFQVALGVIMGFVFAFIIGKLLKNFPLGADGLYAVFMAAIMLITYAATGLLGGNGYLALYILGICLGNMEFRGKRDIVFFFDGFTEIMQIGLFFILGLLSNFTKFVENLPIALAIMVFMTIIARPVTVYGLMLPFRLKRNQLNIISLAGIRGAAAIAFAIMAVNSGAVVSVDIYHIVFGICVLSSLVQGYLMPPASKRWDMLDPNDTVLKTFNHYQTKAEIGFLETRIHPNSSLIGSQVKDLNLVFDFIVAKIERNGKTIVPRGHVTIEENDLIVLGGEVHFDESGQDLIEFTIPSGHQWENQYIKDLELPSDRLIIMVQRKDSEIIVPVGDTLLLEDDKVIMLKVDHDLEFPRAD comes from the coding sequence ATGAATTATTTGATGATAGGCATTATTTTTATCCTTGCACTCTTTGCTATCCGCTTTTCTAATAGGCATGGGATACCTGCATTATTACTATTTATTGTGCTTGGTATGGCCTTTGGTGCAATAGGACTTGAATTTGAGGACTACGAGTTTGCTGATAGTTTTGCAACATTGGCACTTATGGTCATTATGTTTTATGGTGGTTTTGGTACTAATTGGAGAATGGCTAAACCGGTGGCAAGAGAAGCCATTGTACTTAGTTCCTTGGGTGTAGTTGCTACTGCCTTAATTACAGGTTTATTCTGTTATTATGTTTTAGGTTTTAAGTTATTAGAAGGTATGCTCATTGGTTCTATTGTGGGTTCCACTGACTATGCCAGTGTTTCAAATATTTTACGTTCGAAAAATTTGAACTTGAAGTACAATACAGCATCCCTACTTGAACTTGAAAGTGGTTCAAACGACCCGGCGGCTTATACAATGACTATGGTATTTTTGTCTATAATTATAGGCTCAAAAGTGTCTATTCCGGCTATGATTTTATTTCAGGTAGCTCTTGGAGTTATTATGGGTTTTGTCTTTGCATTTATTATTGGAAAATTGCTTAAAAATTTTCCTTTGGGAGCAGACGGACTTTATGCCGTATTTATGGCTGCTATCATGCTAATTACTTATGCTGCCACAGGGCTTCTCGGCGGTAATGGTTACTTAGCTTTATATATTCTAGGTATTTGTCTAGGCAATATGGAATTCAGAGGTAAGCGTGACATTGTATTTTTCTTTGACGGTTTTACCGAAATAATGCAGATTGGTTTATTCTTCATACTGGGCCTATTGTCCAACTTCACAAAATTTGTTGAGAATTTACCAATAGCACTTGCTATTATGGTATTTATGACCATCATTGCTCGCCCAGTAACTGTTTATGGACTTATGCTACCATTTCGACTAAAACGAAACCAATTGAACATAATTTCTTTGGCGGGTATTCGTGGTGCTGCTGCTATTGCCTTTGCAATTATGGCTGTGAATAGTGGTGCCGTTGTCTCCGTTGACATTTATCATATAGTATTTGGTATATGTGTACTCTCATCATTAGTTCAAGGTTACTTAATGCCACCTGCATCAAAACGATGGGATATGCTAGACCCTAATGATACTGTCTTAAAGACCTTCAACCATTATCAAACTAAAGCAGAAATTGGTTTCTTAGAAACAAGAATCCACCCCAATAGTAGCTTAATTGGTAGTCAGGTGAAGGATTTGAACCTAGTATTTGACTTTATAGTTGCCAAGATCGAACGAAATGGAAAAACAATTGTTCCTAGAGGACATGTAACTATAGAAGAAAATGATTTAATTGTTTTAGGTGGTGAAGTACATTTTGATGAAAGTGGACAAGACCTTATTGAATTCACCATTCCAAGTGGCCACCAATGGGAAAACCAATACATTAAAGACTTAGAATTGCCATCTGACCGGCTTATCATTATGGTTCAGCGAAAAGATAGTGAGATCATTGTTCCAGTTGGAGATACTTTACTATTAGAAGATGATAAGGTAATTATGTTGAAGGTTGACCATGACCTTGAATTTCCTAGGGCTGATTAA
- a CDS encoding DUF1538 domain-containing protein, protein MNILTQKIKEVMLSILPVTLIVLVLNFTITPIGSNMILRFIIGAIFITLGLAIFLLGVDIGVQPIGSLMGSSITRRKNLWMIIIFGFVLGFLINVAEPDLLVLARQVDRVTSGVLSQTSVVIVVSIGVGLLVAVGLLRIVFKIPLHKLFTLLYGLIFLLVILAPGEFLGIAFDSGGATTGSMTVPFILALGIGMSSTQGGKASEEDSFGLVGIASTGPMIAVLIMSLLSGLKSLTGSLPYEAVNTSGVFVHFIRELPSMAFEVLMAMVPLIVLFLIFQVLFFKLSKKQLMKIFKGLIYTFIGFVLFLTGVNAGFMEAGSAIGYALASLSSKWVIVFVGFILGFTVILAEPAVYVLNEQIQEVTSGHIKKKAILYTLSIGVAIAVSLSMIRILVPSLKLWHLLVPGYLIAVTLSHFTPKLFVGIAFDSGGVASGPMTATFILAFAQGVADAIEGADVLMDAFGVIAMVALTPLIAIQILGILYERKSAKRS, encoded by the coding sequence TTGAACATTTTAACACAGAAAATTAAAGAAGTAATGCTATCTATACTTCCAGTTACTCTTATTGTACTAGTACTCAATTTTACTATAACACCTATTGGTTCAAATATGATTCTTAGATTTATTATTGGAGCTATTTTTATAACACTTGGACTGGCCATATTTTTACTTGGAGTTGATATAGGAGTACAGCCAATAGGTAGTCTCATGGGTTCATCCATTACAAGAAGAAAGAATCTATGGATGATAATCATATTTGGATTTGTTCTTGGATTTTTAATAAATGTTGCTGAACCGGATTTATTAGTATTAGCAAGACAGGTAGATAGAGTAACATCTGGGGTATTATCGCAAACAAGTGTAGTAATTGTAGTTTCTATTGGGGTGGGATTATTAGTTGCTGTAGGTTTGTTGAGAATAGTATTTAAGATACCATTACACAAGCTTTTTACCTTATTATATGGGCTAATATTTTTACTTGTAATATTAGCGCCAGGAGAATTTCTAGGGATAGCCTTTGATTCAGGCGGAGCAACTACAGGGTCCATGACAGTACCTTTTATTCTTGCACTAGGTATAGGTATGTCTTCAACACAGGGGGGAAAAGCTTCTGAAGAAGATAGCTTCGGCTTAGTTGGAATAGCATCTACTGGCCCTATGATAGCAGTTCTTATTATGAGCTTGCTTTCAGGTTTGAAATCGTTAACAGGAAGCTTACCATATGAAGCAGTTAACACATCAGGAGTTTTTGTTCATTTCATTAGAGAATTACCATCAATGGCTTTTGAGGTACTAATGGCTATGGTTCCATTAATAGTATTGTTTCTTATTTTCCAAGTGCTATTTTTTAAGCTATCAAAGAAACAGTTAATGAAAATCTTTAAAGGTTTGATATATACTTTTATAGGTTTTGTGTTATTTCTTACTGGAGTAAATGCAGGCTTTATGGAGGCTGGAAGTGCAATAGGCTATGCTCTTGCATCACTATCAAGTAAATGGGTTATTGTGTTTGTAGGTTTTATTCTTGGATTTACAGTAATATTAGCAGAACCAGCTGTATATGTATTAAATGAGCAAATACAAGAGGTTACAAGTGGACATATTAAAAAGAAGGCAATCTTGTACACACTATCAATAGGGGTGGCTATTGCCGTATCTCTTTCTATGATTAGGATATTAGTACCTAGCCTTAAGCTTTGGCATCTACTAGTGCCTGGATATCTTATAGCAGTAACTTTATCACATTTTACACCTAAGTTATTTGTCGGAATTGCTTTTGACTCTGGAGGAGTAGCTTCAGGACCTATGACTGCTACATTTATCTTGGCCTTTGCCCAAGGTGTAGCAGATGCAATAGAGGGAGCAGATGTACTTATGGATGCTTTTGGCGTAATCGCTATGGTAGCATTGACACCTCTTATTGCTATACAGATTTTGGGAATACTATATGAACGGAAATCTGCTAAAAGGAGTTGA
- a CDS encoding P-II family nitrogen regulator has product MVIGNINLEPVLSVVVVDMGMGSKILNESKKIGIKGGTIFLGRGTVKKPILELLGLDEVKKEIVFMVSDKKLETRLHEELTEKFHLDKPNKGIIFSSPVNRIIGMSNNGDVDDSRIGGKEDMDYEVLFTIVERGVGQEVVDTATAAGSRGATIINARGSGAHEKEMFFSMNIEPEKEIVMMIIEKEKSDKIIKAIKEAMHIDEPGKGVMFAMDVSKTSGLVRDDK; this is encoded by the coding sequence TTGGTTATAGGAAATATTAATTTAGAACCAGTTTTGTCAGTTGTAGTTGTAGACATGGGAATGGGAAGTAAAATTTTAAATGAATCTAAGAAAATAGGAATTAAAGGCGGAACTATTTTCTTAGGTAGAGGTACAGTTAAGAAACCTATTTTAGAGTTATTAGGACTTGACGAAGTAAAGAAGGAAATAGTATTCATGGTTTCTGATAAAAAACTTGAAACCCGATTACATGAAGAATTGACAGAAAAGTTTCATTTAGATAAGCCTAATAAAGGAATTATATTTTCTTCACCTGTAAATAGAATTATTGGTATGAGCAACAATGGGGATGTTGATGATTCAAGAATAGGAGGGAAAGAGGACATGGATTATGAGGTATTATTTACTATAGTTGAGAGAGGGGTTGGCCAAGAGGTTGTAGACACTGCTACTGCAGCAGGTTCAAGGGGGGCAACTATAATAAATGCAAGGGGCTCAGGTGCTCATGAAAAGGAAATGTTTTTTTCAATGAATATTGAACCAGAAAAAGAGATAGTTATGATGATAATTGAAAAAGAAAAATCAGATAAAATAATTAAGGCTATAAAAGAAGCTATGCATATAGATGAACCAGGTAAGGGAGTTATGTTTGCTATGGATGTAAGTAAAACATCAGGTTTAGTTAGGGATGACAAATAG
- the dsdA gene encoding D-serine ammonia-lyase: MDRLILGHAIEEWIDKYPLLDTMIKLEEMLWLNPKYSSYKSVENKLSIGEDDIEAAEERLNRFAPLIAKLFPETEKSRGIIESPLVQISKMRYELIKLYGDIRGKLMLKKDSHLPISGSIKARGGIYEVLKHTEDLALENGLISLEDDYSKLADDKYKEFFSQYTIQVGSTGNLGLSIGMMGTQIGFKVIVHVSSDAMEWKKDLLRSKGVTVIEYESDYNKAVEEGRKLSDRSEKSYFVDDENSKSLFLGYSVAAKRLKKQLDEMNIKVDEEHPLFVYLPCGVGGGPGGIAYGLKLIYKDYVHCFFAEPTHSPCMLLGMYTEKHDKVCVQDFGIDNKTMADGLAVGRASGFVGKTLEDLLSGIYTIDDKRLYKYLKILADTESIYLEPSACAGFLGPIFINSEQGQKYLEEHNLQNKMQNSTHIVWATGGSLVPKDVMGDYYNLG, from the coding sequence ATGGATAGACTTATTTTAGGTCATGCAATAGAAGAATGGATAGACAAGTATCCTTTATTAGATACCATGATTAAATTAGAAGAAATGCTTTGGTTAAATCCAAAGTACTCTTCATATAAGTCTGTAGAAAATAAATTATCCATAGGAGAAGATGACATAGAAGCTGCAGAAGAAAGATTGAATCGATTCGCACCTTTAATAGCTAAACTTTTCCCTGAAACAGAAAAATCAAGAGGAATTATAGAATCACCCTTAGTACAAATATCTAAAATGAGATATGAGCTAATTAAATTGTATGGCGATATAAGGGGAAAACTAATGCTAAAAAAAGATAGTCATTTACCTATATCAGGTTCAATAAAGGCTAGAGGTGGGATTTACGAAGTATTGAAGCATACAGAAGATTTAGCATTAGAAAATGGGCTGATTTCCTTAGAGGATGACTATTCTAAGTTAGCAGATGATAAATATAAAGAGTTTTTTAGTCAATATACTATACAAGTAGGTTCTACTGGAAACTTAGGTCTTAGTATTGGCATGATGGGTACACAGATTGGTTTCAAAGTTATTGTGCATGTGTCATCAGATGCTATGGAGTGGAAAAAAGACCTTCTAAGAAGCAAGGGTGTAACAGTTATAGAATATGAATCAGACTACAATAAAGCAGTTGAAGAAGGAAGAAAGCTATCTGATAGAAGTGAGAAGAGCTACTTTGTAGATGATGAAAATTCTAAGAGTCTTTTCTTAGGATATAGCGTGGCAGCAAAGAGATTAAAAAAACAGCTAGATGAGATGAACATAAAGGTAGATGAAGAGCATCCATTATTTGTTTATCTGCCCTGTGGAGTAGGTGGAGGACCAGGGGGAATTGCTTATGGGTTAAAGCTAATATATAAAGACTATGTGCATTGTTTCTTTGCAGAACCAACTCATTCGCCATGTATGCTTCTAGGCATGTACACTGAAAAACATGATAAGGTTTGTGTACAGGATTTTGGTATAGATAATAAGACTATGGCAGATGGGTTAGCTGTTGGAAGAGCATCAGGATTTGTAGGAAAGACTCTTGAAGATCTCTTAAGTGGAATTTATACAATAGATGATAAGAGACTATATAAATATTTAAAGATATTAGCAGATACAGAAAGCATTTACCTAGAGCCTTCAGCATGTGCAGGATTTCTAGGACCTATTTTCATTAATAGTGAGCAAGGACAAAAATATTTAGAAGAGCATAATCTACAGAATAAAATGCAGAATTCAACTCATATAGTTTGGGCAACAGGTGGTAGCTTAGTACCAAAGGATGTGATGGGGGATTATTACAACCTAGGCTGA
- a CDS encoding SagB/ThcOx family dehydrogenase: MSQSIGKEFMEKTKYKYAEASAQEKGLPQPPLELEWDENAVLIDLPSVDKLEVMNMDLREAIETRKSLRKYADTPLTLDELSYLLWCTQGVKQVVSRPATLRTVPSAGARHAFETFLLVNNVEGIKPGLYRYIALSHKLMEITTESGIAQKVTIACNEQEFINSSAVTFIWSAVVDRMKWRYGERGYRYLHLDAGHICQNLYLTAESIDSGVCAIGAYDDDAINNLLGLDGENQFVIYAATVGKRIH, encoded by the coding sequence TTGAGCCAAAGTATCGGAAAAGAATTCATGGAAAAGACTAAATATAAGTATGCTGAAGCATCTGCCCAAGAAAAGGGATTGCCACAGCCACCATTAGAGCTAGAATGGGATGAGAATGCAGTATTGATTGACTTACCATCTGTAGACAAGTTAGAAGTGATGAACATGGATCTTAGGGAAGCCATAGAGACTAGAAAAAGTCTTAGAAAATATGCTGATACTCCTTTAACTTTAGATGAACTATCTTATCTTCTATGGTGCACACAAGGAGTGAAGCAAGTTGTTTCTAGACCTGCAACCTTAAGAACTGTTCCATCAGCAGGGGCTAGACATGCATTTGAGACATTTTTACTTGTAAATAATGTTGAGGGAATAAAGCCTGGTCTATATAGATACATAGCGCTTTCTCACAAACTTATGGAAATAACTACAGAGTCTGGAATAGCCCAAAAAGTAACTATTGCTTGTAATGAACAGGAATTTATTAATAGTAGTGCAGTAACTTTTATATGGAGCGCTGTAGTGGATAGAATGAAATGGAGATATGGTGAGAGAGGATATAGGTACCTTCATTTAGATGCAGGTCATATATGTCAAAATCTTTATTTAACAGCGGAATCTATTGATAGCGGGGTTTGTGCCATAGGAGCATATGATGACGATGCAATCAATAACCTGCTTGGCTTAGATGGAGAAAACCAATTTGTAATATATGCTGCTACAGTAGGTAAGAGAATACATTAA
- the polC gene encoding DNA polymerase III subunit alpha: MSAMKKINEIFSDYKELGNINTAIVEGVILRKNTRTLELKLRSDKHIGAEEIQLFDKYIKERFTLEACRIDVEYTECLVERPLEENLKDIVNSMAQKYPSINGILDNYEFELAEDTINFKFKVVVSGLLRANGYDRKIVKALKSLYGKEYKINFIDDVSTEELMKLQEDTLDEEAKLAQEVVKAALSNGSNASKNTNTFVDKNQNGKAESNGKGDPALILGRSSKIKEPIIKITDITPDEGRVAIEGEISNIESKELKSGKTLVSFDLYDGSSSITCKAFIKAGEEGEVLSKLNKANAIRLSGNAGQSNFSGEIEIIANTIVEVEGLKKAKRQDNAEVKRVELHMHTQMSQMDAVTSATDLIKRAMNWGMKSIAITDHGVVQAFPEAHNLLGRDNPDMKVIYGVEAYLAPDKKPSVTNSKGQSIDTSYCVLDLETTGFSPTTEKITEIGIMKLKDGKVIDKFSCFVNPEKPIPARVVEVTNITDDMVKDAETIDKVFPKMLDFIKDSVLVAHNASFDINFLKYNAKVLGYEFDFTYIDTLSLAQGLFPDYKSYKLGRIAKNLGIKVEVAHRALDDVDTTVKVFNIMLEMLIERGVKTIDDIDKYSSDEEAKKEEYKKLKTYHAIILARNYEGLKNLYKLVSYSHLDYFYKRPRILKSLYKKYSEGLIIGSGCSEGELYQAILLGKSDDEIEAIAEDYDYLEIQPLGNNDYLVRQEQVPNREYLKEINRKIVALGEKLNKPVVATGDVHFMDPEDEIYRRILEAGQGYKDADNQAPLYLRTTEEMLEEFSYLGEEKAYEVVVTNTNMIADMCEQISPISSEKATPHIDGCEQTIRDITYGKAHELYGDPLPQLVQERLDKELDSIIKNGFSVMYIIAQKLVWKSNEDGYLVGSRGSVGSSVVAYMTGITEVNALPPHYRCPSCKYSDFEDYGCQIGFDLPDKVCPVCGENLVKDGIDIPFETFLGFNGDKEPDIDLNFSGEYQAKAHKYTEVIFGKGTTFKAGTIGTIADKTAFGYVKKYFEEKNITVNKAEIVRLAKGCTGVKRTTGQHPGGIIVVPKGREIFEFCPVQHPADDPNSDIITTHFDYHSIDQNLLKLDILGHDDPTVIRMLQDITGVDPKTIPMDDKETMSIFSSTDALGVTPEQINSKVGTFGVPEFGTRFVRGMLLDTKPKTFSDLICISGLSHGTDVWLGNAKDLIDQGIVTSISEAVCTRDDIMVYLIKKGLPPNSAFKIMELVRKGKALKDPKWPEYEAMMREHDVPEWYIDSCRKIKYMFPKAHAAAYVMMAFRIAWFKVHIPQAYYAAYFSIRAKAFDAEYMIFGKEKVKAKMKEIEMMGNQAAPKDKDMYDDLELVLEMYERGFKFLNIDLYKSHATKFLLEEDGIRPPLNSIAGMGTVAAEGIYNAAREEPFNSIEDLKKRAKVGNATIDLLRKFDCLEGLPESDQMSFFDII; encoded by the coding sequence ATGAGTGCTATGAAGAAAATTAATGAAATCTTTAGTGATTACAAGGAGTTAGGAAATATAAATACTGCAATTGTAGAAGGGGTAATTTTGAGAAAAAACACTAGAACCCTTGAACTGAAACTTCGTTCTGATAAGCATATAGGAGCAGAAGAAATTCAACTCTTTGATAAGTATATAAAAGAGAGATTTACATTAGAAGCTTGCAGGATAGATGTAGAATATACGGAGTGTTTAGTAGAGAGACCTTTAGAAGAAAACTTAAAAGACATAGTAAATTCTATGGCCCAAAAATATCCAAGTATAAATGGGATATTAGACAACTATGAATTTGAGTTAGCAGAAGATACTATAAATTTCAAGTTTAAGGTTGTAGTATCTGGACTTTTAAGGGCTAATGGATACGATAGGAAAATTGTTAAGGCTTTAAAGAGCCTGTATGGTAAAGAATACAAAATAAATTTTATTGATGATGTAAGCACTGAAGAGCTTATGAAACTACAAGAGGATACCCTGGATGAAGAAGCCAAGCTGGCTCAAGAGGTAGTTAAAGCTGCATTGAGTAATGGTTCCAATGCTTCTAAAAATACTAACACATTTGTAGATAAAAATCAGAATGGAAAAGCTGAATCTAACGGGAAAGGTGACCCAGCGTTAATATTAGGTAGAAGCTCTAAAATAAAAGAGCCTATCATAAAAATTACTGATATTACACCAGACGAGGGAAGGGTAGCCATAGAAGGTGAAATATCTAATATAGAATCAAAGGAGTTAAAAAGTGGGAAAACACTAGTTTCATTTGATTTATATGACGGCTCAAGCTCTATTACCTGCAAGGCTTTTATAAAAGCTGGCGAGGAAGGAGAGGTTCTATCTAAACTAAACAAAGCCAATGCTATAAGGCTTTCTGGTAATGCAGGACAAAGTAATTTTTCGGGGGAAATTGAGATTATAGCCAATACTATAGTGGAAGTAGAAGGCCTAAAGAAGGCTAAAAGGCAAGATAATGCAGAAGTAAAACGGGTGGAACTCCATATGCATACACAGATGAGTCAAATGGATGCTGTAACAAGTGCCACTGATTTAATCAAAAGAGCAATGAACTGGGGCATGAAGTCCATTGCTATAACTGATCATGGGGTGGTTCAGGCATTTCCAGAAGCCCATAATTTATTGGGAAGAGATAATCCAGACATGAAGGTCATATATGGAGTAGAGGCATATTTGGCACCAGATAAAAAGCCATCTGTCACAAACTCTAAGGGACAGTCTATAGATACTAGCTACTGTGTACTGGATTTAGAAACTACAGGTTTTTCACCGACAACAGAAAAAATTACTGAAATAGGTATTATGAAGCTTAAGGACGGAAAGGTAATTGATAAGTTTAGTTGTTTTGTAAATCCTGAAAAACCTATTCCTGCAAGGGTTGTAGAGGTTACTAACATAACTGATGATATGGTTAAGGATGCAGAAACCATAGATAAGGTATTTCCTAAAATGCTGGACTTTATTAAAGACAGCGTATTAGTAGCCCATAATGCAAGCTTTGATATTAACTTTCTAAAGTATAATGCAAAAGTACTAGGCTATGAGTTTGACTTTACTTATATAGATACCCTGTCACTAGCACAAGGACTTTTTCCTGATTATAAAAGCTATAAATTAGGAAGAATTGCTAAAAATCTTGGCATAAAGGTAGAGGTTGCTCATAGAGCCTTAGACGATGTAGATACAACTGTCAAGGTATTTAACATAATGCTAGAAATGTTAATTGAAAGAGGAGTAAAGACCATTGATGATATAGATAAATACAGCTCTGATGAAGAGGCTAAAAAAGAAGAGTACAAAAAGCTTAAGACCTATCATGCAATAATACTTGCAAGGAATTATGAGGGGTTGAAGAACTTATATAAGCTTGTATCTTATTCTCATTTAGATTATTTTTATAAAAGGCCACGTATATTAAAGAGCCTTTATAAAAAATATTCAGAAGGATTAATTATTGGTAGTGGTTGTAGTGAAGGAGAGCTTTACCAAGCAATCTTACTTGGAAAATCTGATGATGAAATTGAAGCCATAGCAGAAGACTATGACTATTTAGAGATTCAACCTTTAGGCAATAACGACTATTTAGTAAGGCAAGAGCAGGTGCCTAATAGGGAATATCTAAAGGAAATTAATAGAAAAATTGTAGCTTTAGGAGAGAAGCTAAACAAGCCTGTAGTAGCCACAGGTGATGTTCACTTCATGGACCCTGAGGATGAAATCTACAGACGTATATTAGAAGCAGGCCAGGGATATAAGGATGCAGATAATCAAGCTCCTTTATACTTAAGAACTACTGAGGAGATGCTCGAAGAATTTTCATATTTAGGAGAAGAAAAAGCCTATGAAGTAGTAGTGACAAATACTAACATGATAGCAGATATGTGTGAGCAGATTAGTCCTATTTCATCTGAAAAAGCTACACCACATATAGATGGGTGTGAACAGACTATTAGAGACATTACTTATGGGAAGGCTCATGAGCTATATGGAGATCCACTTCCTCAGCTTGTTCAAGAAAGACTGGATAAAGAATTAGATTCAATAATTAAAAATGGTTTCTCAGTAATGTATATAATAGCTCAAAAGCTAGTATGGAAGTCAAATGAAGACGGATATCTAGTAGGTTCTAGAGGTTCAGTAGGTTCCTCTGTTGTAGCATATATGACTGGAATTACAGAGGTTAATGCTTTACCTCCACATTATAGATGTCCAAGCTGTAAATATTCTGACTTTGAGGATTATGGCTGTCAAATAGGATTTGACCTTCCAGATAAAGTATGCCCTGTATGTGGAGAAAATTTAGTCAAGGATGGTATTGATATACCCTTTGAAACTTTTTTAGGCTTCAATGGGGATAAAGAGCCTGATATAGACTTGAACTTTTCAGGTGAATATCAAGCAAAGGCACACAAGTATACAGAAGTTATATTTGGAAAGGGTACAACATTTAAGGCAGGTACCATAGGTACTATTGCAGACAAAACAGCCTTTGGATATGTTAAGAAGTATTTCGAAGAGAAAAACATTACAGTTAATAAAGCAGAAATCGTTAGACTTGCAAAAGGTTGTACAGGTGTAAAAAGAACTACAGGGCAACATCCTGGCGGAATCATAGTAGTACCTAAAGGTAGAGAAATATTCGAGTTCTGTCCAGTACAGCATCCTGCAGATGACCCTAACTCAGATATTATTACAACGCATTTTGACTATCACTCCATAGATCAAAACTTATTAAAGTTAGATATACTAGGTCATGATGACCCCACAGTTATAAGGATGCTTCAAGATATAACTGGAGTAGACCCTAAGACTATACCTATGGATGATAAGGAGACTATGTCTATATTTTCATCTACAGATGCTTTAGGTGTGACACCTGAGCAAATAAATTCTAAGGTAGGAACCTTTGGCGTACCTGAATTCGGAACAAGGTTTGTTAGGGGAATGCTTTTAGATACAAAGCCTAAAACTTTTTCTGATTTAATATGTATATCAGGACTATCTCATGGGACAGACGTATGGCTAGGAAATGCCAAGGACTTGATTGACCAAGGAATAGTTACCAGCATAAGTGAAGCCGTATGTACCAGAGATGACATCATGGTCTATCTTATTAAAAAGGGTCTTCCACCAAATAGTGCCTTCAAGATAATGGAGTTGGTCCGTAAAGGAAAGGCATTAAAGGATCCAAAATGGCCAGAGTATGAGGCAATGATGAGAGAGCACGATGTACCAGAATGGTATATAGATTCCTGTAGAAAGATAAAGTACATGTTCCCAAAGGCCCATGCAGCAGCTTATGTAATGATGGCTTTTAGGATTGCATGGTTCAAGGTTCATATTCCTCAAGCTTATTATGCAGCCTATTTTTCAATTAGAGCAAAAGCCTTTGATGCAGAATATATGATATTTGGAAAAGAAAAGGTTAAGGCAAAGATGAAGGAAATAGAGATGATGGGGAATCAAGCAGCGCCTAAGGATAAGGATATGTATGATGACCTTGAGCTAGTTTTAGAGATGTATGAGAGAGGATTTAAGTTCTTAAATATTGATCTATATAAATCTCATGCTACAAAGTTTCTGTTAGAGGAGGATGGCATAAGACCACCTTTAAACAGTATAGCTGGCATGGGAACTGTAGCAGCAGAGGGCATATACAATGCAGCTAGGGAAGAACCCTTTAACTCCATAGAGGACTTAAAGAAACGTGCTAAAGTAGGAAATGCTACTATAGATTTACTAAGGAAGTTTGATTGCTTAGAAGGTCTTCCGGAAAGTGACCAAATGAGTTTCTTTGATATTATTTAG
- the grxC gene encoding glutaredoxin 3, producing MSKNVLIYTFETCPYCIRAKRLLSRNNIEFQEVDITNDEDKLNDLEKKTGVGTVPQIFVDGNFIGGCDDLYELYRNKEFPKVFGE from the coding sequence ATGAGCAAAAATGTGCTAATTTATACTTTTGAGACTTGTCCATACTGCATTAGAGCTAAGAGACTTTTGTCCAGAAACAATATTGAATTCCAAGAAGTTGATATTACTAATGATGAAGACAAGTTAAATGACCTTGAAAAGAAGACTGGAGTAGGCACTGTTCCACAGATTTTTGTAGATGGAAACTTTATCGGCGGATGCGATGATCTATATGAATTATATAGAAATAAAGAATTCCCTAAAGTATTCGGTGAATAG